One genomic segment of Marinibacterium anthonyi includes these proteins:
- a CDS encoding p-hydroxyphenylacetate 3-hydroxylase — translation MVDVETFRAALGELAAGVNIVTTRLNGERRGITATAVCSVCAQPATVLACTNRSTGTFKMIRDSGTFAVNILTDAHQSAAETFAGRSGLQGDDRFEPALWSAGAALGLPVLNGATALECEVSEIVNSGTHAVIFGRVMGAEVKGVAPLVYHAGGFRGLMRFNESATG, via the coding sequence ATGGTAGATGTCGAAACGTTCCGCGCGGCCCTCGGCGAACTTGCGGCAGGGGTGAATATTGTTACCACCCGCCTGAACGGCGAGCGCCGCGGGATCACAGCGACCGCAGTGTGCTCGGTCTGCGCCCAGCCTGCGACCGTACTGGCCTGTACCAACCGCAGTACCGGCACTTTCAAGATGATCCGCGATTCCGGAACCTTCGCCGTGAACATCCTCACTGACGCGCATCAATCCGCGGCCGAAACCTTTGCCGGTCGCAGCGGCCTTCAAGGCGACGACCGCTTTGAGCCCGCGCTGTGGAGCGCGGGCGCGGCACTAGGCTTGCCCGTGCTCAACGGCGCCACCGCGCTCGAATGCGAAGTCTCCGAAATCGTGAATTCCGGCACCCATGCTGTGATCTTCGGCCGCGTCATGGGCGCGGAAGTCAAGGGTGTAGCGCCGCTCGTCTATCACGCTGGCGGCTTCCGGGGGCTGATGCGTTTCAATGAATCCGCCACCGGGTAA
- the dmlR_20 gene encoding D-malate degradation protein R codes for MSDRLQAYEIFAELMDRKSFSETSRALNVPQATVSKQIASLEAALGVQLFIRSTRRISPTSEAEELIPHVRHMLDARAEVVRVARGELPRISGNMRLAAPHSYGRRVLLPLLAEFMDQYPELVVDVALHRSPPDLLDAKLDLAISGTVMPDGPYRQRVLSTHRWIVAGAPSYLEQHGRPSIPLDLEQHWLVVPRVYPSDVLTFDSEDGRQSISVRSRLRVNDVDFAEGAAWQNTGLAILPDWMVGHRSALEPVLSDYVLAPIPIRLVFPDAKIIPRRVRALIEFLVLRASRM; via the coding sequence ATGAGCGATCGGCTCCAAGCCTACGAGATCTTTGCGGAACTTATGGATCGCAAGAGCTTTTCCGAGACTTCGCGTGCTCTGAATGTGCCGCAAGCCACGGTCAGCAAACAGATCGCATCGCTCGAAGCAGCATTGGGTGTGCAGCTCTTCATCCGATCGACCAGACGAATCAGCCCGACAAGTGAGGCAGAGGAGTTGATTCCCCATGTACGGCACATGCTCGATGCCCGGGCGGAAGTTGTGCGCGTCGCTCGCGGGGAGTTGCCGCGAATTTCTGGCAATATGCGATTGGCAGCGCCTCATTCCTACGGTCGGCGCGTACTACTTCCTCTTTTGGCGGAATTCATGGACCAGTACCCCGAACTCGTCGTCGATGTTGCGCTTCACCGCAGCCCCCCCGACCTTCTCGATGCGAAACTCGACCTCGCTATCAGCGGAACCGTCATGCCGGATGGGCCGTACCGCCAGAGGGTCCTGAGCACGCATCGCTGGATCGTTGCGGGCGCGCCGTCCTATCTGGAGCAGCATGGTCGTCCGTCCATACCTCTTGATCTTGAGCAGCACTGGCTGGTGGTACCCCGGGTTTACCCATCGGACGTCCTCACTTTCGATTCTGAAGATGGCCGTCAATCGATCAGCGTTCGGTCACGGCTTCGCGTCAACGACGTTGATTTTGCCGAAGGTGCCGCGTGGCAGAACACCGGACTTGCCATCTTGCCAGACTGGATGGTCGGGCATAGGTCAGCCTTGGAGCCGGTCCTTTCGGACTATGTCCTTGCTCCGATCCCAATCCGGCTGGTTTTTCCAGATGCCAAGATCATTCCTCGGCGAGTGCGGGCTCTTATTGAATTCTTAGTGCTTCGCGCAAGCCGAATGTAG
- the ompW_2 gene encoding Outer membrane protein W precursor — protein sequence MKLICLAALAAGTATCAQAQESGPWSLRLGLSHIQMDESADISLGGAPVPGASFTTGDDVTPTFGIGYRFSERFSAELTVGVPPTAALTGTGPLAGLALGEVTYGPATLTGLYHFPKFSNGLEAYVGGGINYTLIFDTKDGAISDFDVDNAFAPVVQAGVEGPLGHRTGWFIDLKYIPLETKARGTVGGAPAEADITLNPLIATAGIVVRF from the coding sequence ATGAAACTGATTTGCTTGGCAGCCTTGGCTGCGGGAACGGCAACCTGTGCCCAGGCGCAAGAGAGCGGCCCTTGGTCGCTGCGGCTCGGGTTGTCCCATATCCAGATGGACGAGAGCGCGGACATCTCGCTCGGAGGCGCTCCAGTGCCGGGCGCGAGCTTCACGACAGGCGACGACGTCACGCCGACATTCGGCATCGGGTATCGGTTCTCGGAGCGGTTTTCTGCGGAGCTCACAGTGGGTGTGCCACCGACCGCAGCCTTGACCGGCACCGGTCCGCTCGCTGGCCTTGCCCTCGGGGAGGTCACTTATGGGCCGGCAACGCTCACCGGCCTCTATCACTTCCCCAAATTCAGCAATGGCCTTGAGGCCTATGTCGGTGGCGGGATCAATTATACGCTGATCTTCGACACCAAGGACGGCGCAATCAGCGACTTTGACGTCGACAACGCCTTCGCACCGGTCGTGCAGGCGGGCGTCGAGGGCCCGCTCGGACACAGGACCGGCTGGTTTATCGACCTGAAATATATCCCGCTCGAAACCAAGGCACGCGGGACCGTTGGGGGAGCACCCGCAGAGGCCGACATCACCCTAAATCCGCTGATCGCGACCGCGGGCATCGTGGTGCGGTTTTGA
- the styA gene encoding Styrene monooxygenase StyA: protein MSKKIAIIGAGTAGLQLGLHLLQNGITPRLYTDRTPADYAGSRLMNTVAHHHVTVEREDALGCNHWPSSEYGYFGHYYYIGTPEPIHIYGDLVQPSRAVDYRIYQPALLQDYLDLGGEVIYGPIEHDQIEPISDQHDLTVVCTGKGAIGQMFGRDDRYSPFERPQRMLCVGLFKGIAETETRAVTMYFSPGAGELIEIPTWSFNGMCQALVFENHIGGDLEILARTKYDENPRAFLDLMLEKIKAHYPTLYERIDPEEFDLANSPLDILQGGVTPTVRKSHTQLANGKLAIALGDTHAVVDPVLGQGANMASYAAVILGEEIVENDVFDQRFLEKFDARRHDRVMSATRWTNYMLENLASLNPTLLEFIGGLAQSRSLTDDFTEGFNHPERQWDIFSSPERVRSAVTRSQQALAAE, encoded by the coding sequence ATGTCCAAGAAGATCGCCATCATCGGGGCGGGGACTGCCGGCTTGCAACTGGGTCTTCACCTGCTGCAAAATGGGATAACGCCACGTCTATACACGGACCGTACCCCTGCGGATTATGCAGGCTCGCGCTTGATGAACACGGTGGCACACCACCACGTGACGGTTGAGCGAGAAGATGCCCTTGGGTGCAATCACTGGCCGTCGAGTGAATACGGCTATTTCGGCCATTACTACTACATCGGAACACCGGAGCCGATCCACATCTATGGCGACTTGGTTCAACCAAGCCGTGCGGTGGATTACCGAATCTATCAACCCGCATTGCTTCAGGACTATCTGGATCTGGGTGGGGAGGTCATTTACGGACCGATCGAGCACGATCAGATCGAACCCATCTCCGACCAACATGACCTGACCGTGGTCTGTACCGGCAAGGGTGCCATCGGACAGATGTTCGGACGCGATGATCGCTATTCCCCATTCGAGCGCCCCCAACGGATGCTCTGTGTCGGCCTTTTCAAGGGCATCGCCGAGACCGAAACTCGCGCAGTAACCATGTATTTCTCTCCCGGCGCGGGTGAGCTGATCGAAATCCCGACCTGGTCGTTCAATGGCATGTGCCAGGCTTTGGTGTTCGAAAACCATATCGGCGGCGATCTGGAAATCCTGGCCCGGACGAAATACGACGAAAACCCCCGCGCGTTCCTCGATCTCATGCTGGAAAAAATCAAAGCGCATTACCCGACGCTTTACGAACGCATCGATCCCGAAGAATTCGATCTGGCCAATTCGCCGCTGGATATCCTTCAAGGCGGCGTCACCCCAACAGTGCGGAAGAGCCACACGCAGCTGGCCAACGGCAAGCTGGCGATCGCTCTAGGCGATACCCATGCGGTCGTCGATCCGGTGTTGGGCCAAGGCGCCAACATGGCCTCGTACGCAGCGGTCATTCTTGGAGAGGAAATCGTCGAAAACGATGTGTTCGACCAGCGCTTTCTCGAGAAATTTGATGCCCGGAGACACGACCGCGTCATGAGCGCGACGCGTTGGACGAACTACATGCTTGAAAACCTCGCGTCACTCAACCCTACCCTATTGGAATTTATCGGTGGCTTGGCGCAAAGCCGGTCCTTGACCGACGATTTCACCGAAGGCTTCAATCACCCCGAACGTCAGTGGGACATTTTCTCAAGCCCCGAGCGAGTACGATCTGCGGTGACCCGCTCGCAACAGGCGCTCGCCGCGGAATAG